The nucleotide window ATTTCAGATAGGCTGCCGCGCATTATGCTCTGTAATATCGAGCCATATAATGGTTCTTTGCTTAAGCTACTCATCTGTTGCGAAAAAACTTGGGCCGCCAATCCATCAGGCATAGAAGTAAGTTTAGTAAGATTTTCTACCGGAAACCCAGGAAGGGAAACCAGTCCTATCCCAACCCTATCAATAATCTTAAAGGCTTCCTTCCAGATGGCAATGCTAATCCGGCTAATAATCAGGTCGCTAAAAACCTCCTGCATGCTTTTACCAATGATAGCCGGAAGGCAGTTATTGGCATTAACAAAAATCTTTAGGTATTTGGCCCCTTTTATATCTTCACTTATTACAGTAGGAAACGCCTTATCTAAAATCAAACTTACAGAAAGCATTGATTCACTGAGTTTATGGTTAAAAAAGTTACCTAATACCCAGCTACCTTCAAAATTATGTACCACCTTACCCGGCGCAAGGCTTGTTGCCCCAAACATAACGATACTAGAAATGATATTTTGTGCGCTCAAGTATCTGGCAACCAAATTATCAGCCTGTACACCATTCTGAATAGTCAGTAACAGTGAATTCTGCATCAGATGAGAATTATTTTGCATAGCAGAATTGATATCTTGAGTTTTAGTAGCTAAAATTACTAAATCCGGGATATAATTTAAAGTATCGGATATGCCAATGTAGACTAGAAAATTCCCTCTAACCCCGGATACAAAAACACCTTTGTCCTTGATCGCTTTAACTGCGCTGTTATGGCCAATTAAAGTTACTTCTTGGCCTTTTTCTTTAAGATAAGCAGCAACTAGGCAACCTATAGCTCCGGAACCGATAACGGCAATACGCATTTAACCTCTTGCCTCCCTAGGGAAACCGTACTTTTTGTAATCAAAACCATTCTGCCCAAGAAGGCGAACCATCATACTGTAGAATGGAGAAGGAACATCAGAAAAAAAAGCGGCAATTACATCCTGTTCTTCTACCTGGCTGCAATTACGGCAGGCGGCAATTTTTTCTGCTTGTTGCCTAACTACGGATTCAGTAATACGTCGATGAAATACTGGTATTTTAGAAATCAAAATCTTAAACTTACTTTCTGTCTGGTTTTCCCAGTTCATAACCTAACCTCATTAGAATTAAGAAGTTTAGCTCCAAAACAAGCGTAACTTCTTTCATATAGTAAAATTTTACTATTTAATTTTAGTAAAACTAGGCTTTCTTGTCAAGAAAAATAAAGGAATAAAGGGACCGTTTCTATTTTTCTGGCATTAAACTCGAGAAAAATAGAAACGGTCCCTTTATTCCTCATTCCAAGAAAGGATCTTTTTACTTACAGAATGTATAACAATACTATAATGTAGCCCTTTTTTACCACCAGAAACAGGAACAATATTAAAACGTAGGTATTCGCTCTTTACATCGAACACCGAAAGCAACGACAAAATATCCTGCTCCTGCCTTAAACCCAAAGAAATAGAACTCCTCAAATCATCAAGTATCTCAGATGTACTGGAGAAACCATAACCAAGGTCGCTGGAAGATGCCGGATCAGTATTCTCAATCTTATGTTTTTTTCGAAAACGTAAAATTCCTTCCGCCACTTCATTATCTAATCCTAAGGCTAAGAGCACTCCCTTGCTTGCGGTATTGATATTTATTTTTCCTGATCCATACACAGTAACTAAATCTTTAAAAAGTATAAAATTATCTTTAGTCATACCTTCAACTAAAAACACTTCATTGATCGAACTAAAAGGGCGCAAACCCCCAGTAACTATCTTATCCGCCAAATCTTCATTTAATCCCGGCAGCCTCATAAGCACTTCCTTAGAAGCAGTGTTTAAATTAATCAGGGCGCCCTCGTCAACAACCTCCATTTTGTCAGTCGATTCATTTTTATCGGCAAAGTAGTATTTGTAAGAATTACCCCCGCATAGAACCATCTCATCTTCTTTGGTTAGCTCATCAAGGGTATCAAAAGCAGGAGTAGTATCTTTTTCCCTTAAATAAAACACTGCTTTTAGCGCTCCCCTGGCAACAGGTAAAGAAAAAACTAATCGTTGATACGTCTTAGCAAACTTTATCTCTTGAAAAACTAAACCAGCCAAACCCATGCCCAAGATAGAAAGAATCATTACTACCCAAAGGCAAACAACCAGAATACTGGCCCTATTCTTTGGTTTATGGCGCAAGCTAGTAAAAGCCAAACAATGGCCATTAGGCCTATGTTTTAGGTAAAAATATTGTCGAAACATATTCTTGGTCATCAGTGTTAATAGTAAGCTCAATGGCGCCGGGCATCGGTAGGTAATTCTGATTCCACTCATCCATCCAGATATATTCATTTTTATTTATATCAGGCTTCTTAAAGTATCTAAGTTTTATGCCCTTAACATTGGATAAAAAAACTTCTGGCTTTGATTTAAATTCAGCTTCAACCTTACCCTCTGAAGTGATAATCTCACTTAACTTATCCACCACGCGCATAAGACAAAGAGCAGAACTATCAAAATAATAAGTTATTCGGCAGGGAATATAATCCACATTACCAGGAAAACTAATTTTTGTTTTGGCGCCTAAAAATAGGTGCTTCCTGCAATCGGGTAATATTCTTAATTCCCTAGAAAATCTCTCGATTTTAAGCAAAGTTTTTTGCCGGCTAAAATCAATGGTTTTTACCCGGCGCAAAACAGCGGCTCCGGAACTAAAAGTCGAAAAAATCGCGATACTTACGACGGAGAATATAGCAACCGCAATAAGCAGCTCAACCAGCGTAAACCCCGTTAGAAACAGGTTGCTGGAGGCTCCCGTAGAGCGCCTCTGTTGTCTTGTTTCTAACGGGGTAAATACGCCTAGATTAAATTTATTGTTTTTGTTTGGCCAGATATGTAGAAAAAGTGGCATTTTTTATGATATTTTGCTCCTGCCAACTAAGTGTCAAACAGACTTGCTCCAGAGACTTAGCTAATTCTTCTGGATAGGGTATCTCGGCTGTTGCCTGCGCATAATCATAATTTTTATTGGAAAATTTTAAAACACCCTGTTCAGGATAAACAGGTAAATTATCCTTTAAAGTAGAAACTTCCAGGTCTTCCAGCTTCTCTTTGGCTAATTTCATTGCTCCGATACTATTTGCAGCAGTATTGGCCCCCCTCAAAGCAACAATATAAGAATTGGCCACTGAGGTCAATCCTACTCCCAATATAAGCACGCAAATCATTATTTCAACTAACGTAAACCCCCGCAAATTAACCTCCCCAATTTACAACATCATCGGCAGTATCAGGTTGCCCATCCTTACCCGCAGAATAAAGATCATAACTACCCTGATTATGTTCACCTGGAGATTTATATATGTATGGTTTACCCCAAGGGTCCAAGGGCTTCTTCTTTAAATATGGCCCATGCCAATTTTCACCACCTGCTCCCGGACGCGTTCTTAAATAATCGAGAGACTCAGGATAATTGCCCATATCCATTTCATAAAGATCCAGTGCCAGGGGAATACTAGAGTTAATATCTGTTTTTGCTGCTTGATCGCGGGCCTGCTCGGAGCGGCCAGCAAGACGAGGCACAACCATTGCCGCTAGGATTCCAATAATAATTACTACCAACATTAGTTCAATCAAAGTAAAAGCTCTCTTCATTTAATCCTCCTGGGAATTATGAATAAATACTAGTATCCAAATTAATTTATGTCATTCCCGCGCAAGCGGGAATCTCGGTACGAACCGTCTCTGGATGCCCGCTTCCGCGGGCATGACGGTTTAGATATTTATTCTGCTAAGAAAACGAAACTCCTGATATTGTTGCATCTATCTTCAATATAGTACCCATGTCATCTTTTGCAGACAAAGTAATTTTCTCAACCTGCAACAAGATGTTGGCTCCTTCAATACCAGAGATAAAATCCAAAACATTTTTTAGTTGCCCCTCGGCACGTAAAGAAACGCTGTAAAGATTAACTACTCCGCCTTTGACCTTGCTTGAGCCAACGAAATTCATGTCTAATATTTGCAGTTTAGACTTTCTTGCTTCAGCCTCAACTTTACTCATTACCATAGCTGATTGTTCTTCATCGGAACCGCGAAGGCTAGAATATCCTTCAATCTGTTTCTGCGCTTTAAGAATTTCCGTACGGTTAGCTTCCAGGGCCACATACTTACGTATAGCCATTTTAGATTGTTCTATTTCTTCGGTAAAAACAGCGGTTTTCTCGTATATCGGGCCAAGGACAAAAGTTTTTATCACAAATAATCCTAATAATAAACCAATGCATATTGATAGTAGCTTTTCCTTGGTGTTAAGTTTTCTCATTTTACGACAACCTCAAAATCAACCACATCCTTATCTTTTAATTTACGCCTGCGAGTATAACGGTTCTGTGCACCCTTAAAAGATTCAGAGTTACTAAGGGTATTGGTAAAATTTAAAATATCAGGTATCTGCTGGGCATAACCTCTAAAAGAAAAACTCTTTTGCTGTTCCCAGCTAAAGTTAGTAATAGTTATACTGCTAGGGCAAAGCCGATCCAATGCATACAAAGATGGCAATACCGAAGCCTTAGGATCTACATATTGTTTAGCTATTTTTAATTTATTAGCAATATCGTCTAACTCTTTGGCATCTTTACTTAAAGAAATAACCTTGGCCTTAAGGCTTGCGGAATAAGATTGCTGCTGAAGAAGCCTTACTAAAGCGATACCGCCCAGGCAAATCAATATGTAGACCAAAACAACTCCTAGAATCATTAACTGCTGCACCTTGGACTTCATCTCTTTCTTTATCTGGAGCTCAGGGAGAACGAATTGAATATCGTCTTTGGATATCTGTGAACTAAATCCCAACACTGCCGACAAAGAGATGTCTTTTAGTCCACTTGCAACAAAATTATCATACTCTTTGGAAGAAAGATACTGGGCCTTCAGATTAAAATCCTTAACCAAAATGCCCTCAATAAGTATAAGGTGCTCTCTGGATGCGCCGGTTAAGAATATTCTATCGCATTTAACATCAGGAAGTTCACTACTCAAAGCAACCAGAGCCTGTTTCAATTCAATAGTAAATTTTTCTTTTTCATCATCGCTTTTCAACCCAGAAGCACCCTGGGGGACAACAACGCTTGAGCCCAGTTTATGATTATGCACTAACACAAGATCGCTATAGCTTGAGTCAATATCCAAGATAAAATACGGCCCTTGTAAGAGCGCCTTGTCTTTACATGTCTCAGCCACATAATGCAGGAGGCCCTGGGAACTCATCAGTATTGATTCCGGAAGGATGTTAACGGGGACAAAAGAACTAACGGTACTCTTGAAAATATTTTTTAAAGCAATAGCTAAAATCAAATGGCTATTGCCTATACCATCAAACCCTAAATTCTGATATGCCCAACAAACCTCCTCTTTGTGATAAGGAATCTGCCGCATAAGATAGAGCCCGAGCATCTGTTCAATTTCTTTTGGATCTTGTGAAGGCAGGTCGACGCGGCGCACAGTTATTTTATTGCGGTTAAGCACTACAAAAGCATCAATATTCTTACCGCATTTATTCTGTTTCAATATCGAGCTCAGGGCTGCAGAGATAGCCGCACTTTCGATATTGGCCAAAGACTCAACCACAACTTTGTGGCCTATACAAACCTTGAGCCAACGTTCAGCAAGTTCTATAATTACTTTAGTCCGCATAATTGCCTTCTCATCCCCGCGAACAGACTGTGTCAAAAGTACATTTTTGTCATCCTGAGCGTAGCGAAGGATCTCTTTTATCGTCGAGATTCTTCGTCCGGAGCCTGCACTGAGCGAAGCGAATATGGCCTCAGAATGACGGACTTTTACGATTTATACACAGCCTAGAAAGCGGTGATCTATTTTTTAGATTCCCACTTGCGTGGG belongs to Candidatus Omnitrophota bacterium and includes:
- a CDS encoding 2-dehydropantoate 2-reductase codes for the protein MRIAVIGSGAIGCLVAAYLKEKGQEVTLIGHNSAVKAIKDKGVFVSGVRGNFLVYIGISDTLNYIPDLVILATKTQDINSAMQNNSHLMQNSLLLTIQNGVQADNLVARYLSAQNIISSIVMFGATSLAPGKVVHNFEGSWVLGNFFNHKLSESMLSVSLILDKAFPTVISEDIKGAKYLKIFVNANNCLPAIIGKSMQEVFSDLIISRISIAIWKEAFKIIDRVGIGLVSLPGFPVENLTKLTSMPDGLAAQVFSQQMSSLSKEPLYGSILQSIMRGSLSEIDYINGEFVRLAEENNMPAPLNRALVDMVHAVEKNGRFFSKDDLIQKTKDLI
- a CDS encoding helix-hairpin-helix domain-containing protein, whose amino-acid sequence is MTKNMFRQYFYLKHRPNGHCLAFTSLRHKPKNRASILVVCLWVVMILSILGMGLAGLVFQEIKFAKTYQRLVFSLPVARGALKAVFYLREKDTTPAFDTLDELTKEDEMVLCGGNSYKYYFADKNESTDKMEVVDEGALINLNTASKEVLMRLPGLNEDLADKIVTGGLRPFSSINEVFLVEGMTKDNFILFKDLVTVYGSGKININTASKGVLLALGLDNEVAEGILRFRKKHKIENTDPASSSDLGYGFSSTSEILDDLRSSISLGLRQEQDILSLLSVFDVKSEYLRFNIVPVSGGKKGLHYSIVIHSVSKKILSWNEE
- a CDS encoding prepilin-type N-terminal cleavage/methylation domain-containing protein, producing the protein MPLFLHIWPNKNNKFNLGVFTPLETRQQRRSTGASSNLFLTGFTLVELLIAVAIFSVVSIAIFSTFSSGAAVLRRVKTIDFSRQKTLLKIERFSRELRILPDCRKHLFLGAKTKISFPGNVDYIPCRITYYFDSSALCLMRVVDKLSEIITSEGKVEAEFKSKPEVFLSNVKGIKLRYFKKPDINKNEYIWMDEWNQNYLPMPGAIELTINTDDQEYVSTIFLPKT
- a CDS encoding prepilin-type N-terminal cleavage/methylation domain-containing protein, with product MRGFTLVEIMICVLILGVGLTSVANSYIVALRGANTAANSIGAMKLAKEKLEDLEVSTLKDNLPVYPEQGVLKFSNKNYDYAQATAEIPYPEELAKSLEQVCLTLSWQEQNIIKNATFSTYLAKQKQ
- the gspG gene encoding type II secretion system major pseudopilin GspG produces the protein MKRAFTLIELMLVVIIIGILAAMVVPRLAGRSEQARDQAAKTDINSSIPLALDLYEMDMGNYPESLDYLRTRPGAGGENWHGPYLKKKPLDPWGKPYIYKSPGEHNQGSYDLYSAGKDGQPDTADDVVNWGG